Proteins encoded within one genomic window of Coprococcus phoceensis:
- a CDS encoding conjugal transfer protein: MKKIKSYTGIWNVEKVLYAINDFNLPFPVTFTQITWFVITEFIIILFGDIPPLSMIEGAFLKYFGIPVALTWFMSQKTFDGKKPYSFLKSQITYALRPKITYAGKAVKLHKQTLNETITAVRSVNYVPDKIY, translated from the coding sequence TTGAAAAAGATTAAATCTTATACGGGTATCTGGAACGTGGAAAAAGTCTTGTATGCAATCAATGACTTTAACTTGCCCTTTCCCGTTACTTTTACACAGATTACATGGTTTGTGATTACGGAATTTATCATCATTTTGTTTGGGGATATTCCCCCACTTTCCATGATTGAGGGAGCATTTCTCAAATACTTCGGTATTCCCGTTGCTCTCACTTGGTTTATGTCGCAGAAAACTTTTGACGGAAAGAAGCCGTACAGCTTTTTGAAATCACAGATAACCTATGCCCTGCGACCGAAAATCACTTATGCAGGAAAAGCCGTAAAACTGCATAAGCAGACCTTGAATGAAACAATCACGGCAGTAAGGAGTGTGAACTATGTTCCCGATAAAATATATTGA
- a CDS encoding antirestriction protein ArdA: protein MIDDMAVYIANLGKYNEGYLVGAWFTFPIDEEDVKEKIGLNEQYEEYAIHDTDNFPIAIGEYVSIEELNEMYEMIEELPDYIVECLDEFISHYGTLEEVVEHKDDIYYYPDCETMTDVAYYYIDELQALGDIPPSLQNYIDYEAYGRDLDMGGCFIETSRGMCEIPY, encoded by the coding sequence CTAATCTTGGCAAATACAATGAGGGCTATTTAGTCGGTGCTTGGTTCACGTTTCCTATTGACGAGGAAGATGTGAAAGAAAAAATCGGCTTGAATGAACAGTATGAGGAATACGCTATCCATGATACCGACAACTTTCCCATTGCGATTGGCGAGTATGTTTCCATTGAAGAACTCAATGAGATGTATGAAATGATAGAGGAACTTCCCGACTATATCGTAGAGTGTCTGGACGAATTTATCAGCCACTATGGGACGCTGGAAGAAGTCGTGGAACATAAGGACGATATTTACTATTATCCCGACTGTGAAACCATGACAGATGTTGCCTACTACTACATAGACGAATTGCAGGCACTTGGCGACATTCCACCCAGCTTGCAGAACTACATTGACTATGAAGCCTACGGGCGAGATTTGGATATGGGCGGTTGCTTTATTGAAACAAGCCGAGGTATGTGCGAGATACCATATTAA